In Janthinobacterium sp. J1-1, a single genomic region encodes these proteins:
- a CDS encoding M43 family zinc metalloprotease produces MATSNPTGTPQVRRCATMDVHRRLLNENPAYALVRDDIENMTLLYQEGRGMAGRTGVTRIPVVVHVVWNTAAQNISDAQIASQIDVLNRDFRRANPDVEATPAPFLPFTADARVEFALATVDPHGAASTGIERRQTSVSAFGADDSVKSQASGGLDAWPAASYLNIWVCQLGGGLLGYAQFPGGPAETDGVVILQSAFGTIGTAAPPFHLGRTATHEVGHWLNLNHIWGDDGTGCSGTDNVDDTPNQGGAHTGQPPFPQLSCNNGPHGDMFMNYMDYVDDPAMFMFTAGQVTRMQACLDGPRAAIGTVGGGGALAPRHSSSPVVAWGSNRLDVFVPGTDHALYHKAWDGAAWQPSVTGFEAQGGICLGAPQAVSWGADRLDIFVTGTDSALYHKWWNGSAWGPSVDGFESLGGLCVGDPRAVSRAPNRLDVFVVGTDRALYHKWWDGTAWGPSLSGYEAMGGVCLGQPEVVSWGENRLDIFVIGVDHALYHKWWDGAAWGPSLTGYERLGGVCLSSPRAVSWGPDRLDVFVTGTDGALYHKWWDGAQWGPSIDGFERLGGVCVGEVEAVSWAGNRLDVFVIGTDSALYHKAWNGTAWTPSADGFDSLGGTCTSRPRAASWGPDRLDVFVTGTNGALFHKAWAGGAWQPTVDGFDDLGGVITQF; encoded by the coding sequence ATGGCCACCTCGAACCCCACCGGCACGCCGCAAGTACGCCGCTGCGCCACCATGGACGTGCACCGCCGCCTGCTCAATGAGAATCCGGCCTACGCCCTGGTGCGCGACGATATCGAAAACATGACCTTGCTGTACCAGGAAGGCCGCGGCATGGCCGGGCGCACGGGCGTGACGCGCATTCCCGTGGTGGTGCATGTGGTGTGGAATACGGCCGCGCAGAATATTTCCGACGCGCAGATCGCCAGCCAGATCGATGTGCTGAACCGCGATTTCCGTCGCGCCAATCCCGATGTCGAGGCCACGCCGGCGCCGTTCCTGCCGTTCACGGCCGACGCGCGCGTGGAATTCGCGCTGGCCACCGTCGATCCGCATGGCGCCGCCAGCACCGGCATCGAGCGGCGCCAGACCAGCGTCAGCGCGTTCGGCGCCGACGATAGCGTCAAGTCGCAGGCCTCGGGCGGGCTCGATGCCTGGCCGGCCGCCTCCTACCTGAATATCTGGGTCTGCCAGCTGGGTGGCGGCCTGCTCGGCTATGCGCAGTTTCCCGGTGGCCCCGCTGAAACCGACGGCGTGGTGATCCTGCAGTCGGCCTTCGGCACCATCGGCACGGCCGCGCCGCCATTCCACCTGGGCCGCACGGCCACGCATGAAGTGGGTCACTGGCTGAACCTGAACCATATCTGGGGCGACGACGGCACCGGCTGCAGCGGCACCGACAATGTCGACGACACGCCCAACCAGGGCGGCGCGCACACGGGCCAGCCGCCGTTTCCTCAACTGTCATGCAATAACGGGCCGCACGGCGACATGTTCATGAACTACATGGACTATGTCGACGACCCGGCCATGTTCATGTTCACGGCCGGCCAGGTGACGCGCATGCAGGCTTGCCTCGACGGTCCGCGCGCCGCCATCGGCACCGTCGGTGGCGGCGGCGCGCTGGCGCCGCGCCACAGTTCCTCGCCGGTGGTGGCCTGGGGCAGCAATCGGCTCGACGTTTTCGTGCCTGGCACCGACCATGCGTTGTACCACAAGGCCTGGGATGGCGCGGCCTGGCAGCCGTCCGTCACCGGCTTCGAAGCGCAAGGCGGCATCTGCCTGGGCGCGCCGCAGGCGGTGTCATGGGGGGCCGACCGCCTCGATATTTTCGTTACCGGCACCGACAGCGCGCTGTATCACAAATGGTGGAACGGTTCGGCCTGGGGGCCGTCGGTGGACGGTTTCGAGTCTCTGGGTGGCCTGTGCGTGGGCGACCCGCGCGCGGTCAGCCGGGCACCGAATCGCCTCGACGTGTTCGTCGTCGGCACCGACCGTGCGCTGTACCACAAGTGGTGGGACGGGACGGCCTGGGGGCCATCCCTGAGCGGCTACGAAGCCATGGGCGGCGTCTGCCTGGGCCAGCCCGAAGTGGTGTCATGGGGCGAAAACCGGCTCGACATCTTTGTCATCGGCGTGGACCATGCGCTGTACCACAAGTGGTGGGACGGCGCCGCCTGGGGGCCATCGCTCACTGGCTATGAACGGCTCGGTGGCGTGTGCCTGTCGTCGCCACGCGCGGTCAGCTGGGGCCCGGACCGCCTCGACGTGTTCGTCACCGGCACCGATGGCGCGCTGTATCACAAATGGTGGGATGGCGCGCAATGGGGGCCGTCCATCGACGGCTTCGAGCGTCTCGGCGGCGTCTGCGTGGGCGAGGTGGAAGCCGTCTCGTGGGCCGGCAACCGGCTCGACGTGTTCGTCATCGGCACCGACAGCGCCCTGTACCACAAGGCCTGGAATGGCACGGCGTGGACGCCATCGGCCGATGGTTTTGACAGCCTGGGCGGCACCTGCACCTCGCGCCCGCGCGCGGCAAGCTGGGGTCCGGATCGCCTCGATGTGTTCGTGACGGGCACGAATGGCGCGCTGTTCCACAAGGCCTGGGCTGGCGGCGCCTGGCAGCCCACCGTCGACGGTTTCGACGACCTCGGTGGCGTCATCACACAGTTTTAA
- the parC gene encoding DNA topoisomerase IV subunit A, protein MSTQTNLFDDAQPEPTVPDEPVFDGEALTLSTFAERAYLDYAISVVKGRALPDVCDGQKPVQRRILYAMNELGLNSTAKPRKSAAVVGDVLGKLHPHGDQSVYDALVRMAQDFSLRYPLIDGQGNFGSRDGDGAAAMRYTEARLTPIAKLLMDEIGMGTVDFQPNYDGSTEEPKLLPARLPMVLLNGASGIAVGLATEIPSHNLAEVAKAAVALIRDPKMTHAELMAIIPGPDFPGGGQIITPATQIQDMYASGRGSMKVRARWKIEELARGQWQAVVTELPPGTSSQKVLEEIEELTNPKVKLGKKALSPEQISLKALILNSLDTIRDESGRAAPVRLVFEPKSKNQDQAEFMLMLLAHTSLESSTSINLVMIGGDGRPRQKGLGDILREWIAFRFETVTRRTGYKLGKVRDRIHILEGREAILLNIDKVISIIRNSDEPKAALIEAFKLSERQADDILEIRLRQLARLETIKIQQELAELRKEEKSLQDLLDNPGSMKRAIIREIEADAKQFGDARRTLIEEAQKAVAEQKVVDEPVTVIISEKGWVRARTGIGHDAAQFTFKAGDALHGAFECRTVDTLLGFGNNGKIYSVPVSALPNARGDGVPITTLCDMSGGTPGNAVRILHYFAGNGATNLLLATSAGYGFVAKAGDMASRLKGGKSFITLDDGDVPLEPKIIPAAASAVACLTEGTRLLVFGLDEMKTLTKGGTGVKLIELEGKDKLLAVQPITQRGVVVSGIGRGAKPQDVSLGATGLADHFGKRSRKGKALASKLKPVKMTAIG, encoded by the coding sequence ATGTCCACACAAACGAATTTATTTGACGATGCCCAGCCCGAGCCGACCGTGCCCGATGAACCGGTGTTCGACGGCGAGGCGCTGACCCTGTCCACCTTTGCCGAGCGCGCCTACCTCGATTACGCCATCTCGGTGGTCAAGGGCCGCGCCCTGCCCGACGTGTGCGACGGCCAGAAGCCGGTGCAGCGCCGCATCCTGTATGCGATGAACGAGCTGGGTCTCAATTCCACCGCGAAGCCGCGCAAGTCGGCCGCCGTGGTCGGCGATGTGCTGGGCAAGCTGCACCCGCACGGCGACCAGTCGGTGTACGACGCGCTGGTGCGCATGGCGCAGGACTTTTCGCTGCGCTATCCGCTGATCGACGGCCAGGGCAATTTCGGCTCGCGCGACGGCGACGGCGCCGCGGCCATGCGCTACACGGAGGCGCGATTGACGCCGATCGCCAAGCTGCTGATGGATGAAATCGGCATGGGCACGGTCGACTTCCAGCCCAACTACGATGGCTCGACGGAAGAACCGAAGCTGCTGCCGGCGCGCCTGCCGATGGTGCTGCTCAATGGCGCTTCCGGCATTGCCGTGGGCCTGGCCACCGAGATCCCGTCGCACAACCTGGCGGAAGTGGCGAAAGCGGCGGTGGCCCTGATCCGCGATCCGAAGATGACGCACGCCGAACTGATGGCCATCATTCCGGGCCCGGACTTTCCCGGCGGCGGCCAGATCATCACACCGGCCACGCAGATCCAGGATATGTATGCGAGCGGGCGTGGCAGCATGAAGGTGCGCGCGCGCTGGAAGATCGAAGAACTGGCGCGCGGCCAGTGGCAGGCCGTGGTGACGGAACTGCCGCCGGGTACCTCGTCGCAAAAAGTGCTGGAAGAGATCGAGGAGCTGACCAATCCGAAAGTCAAGCTGGGCAAGAAGGCCTTGTCGCCGGAGCAGATCTCGCTGAAGGCCCTGATCCTCAATTCGCTCGACACCATCCGCGACGAATCGGGCCGCGCCGCGCCCGTGCGCCTGGTGTTCGAGCCGAAATCGAAGAACCAGGACCAGGCCGAGTTCATGCTGATGCTGCTGGCCCATACCTCGCTCGAATCGTCGACCTCGATCAACCTGGTGATGATAGGCGGCGATGGCCGTCCGCGCCAAAAAGGGCTGGGCGACATCCTGCGCGAATGGATCGCCTTCCGCTTCGAGACCGTCACGCGCCGCACCGGCTACAAGCTGGGCAAGGTGCGCGACCGCATCCATATCCTGGAAGGACGCGAAGCGATCCTGCTCAATATCGACAAGGTCATTTCCATCATCCGCAATTCGGACGAGCCGAAAGCGGCCCTGATCGAAGCGTTCAAGCTGTCCGAACGCCAGGCCGACGATATCCTGGAAATCCGCCTGCGCCAGCTGGCGCGCCTGGAAACCATCAAGATCCAGCAGGAACTGGCCGAGCTGCGCAAGGAAGAAAAATCCTTGCAGGACCTGCTCGACAACCCGGGTTCGATGAAGCGCGCCATCATCCGCGAAATCGAAGCGGACGCCAAGCAGTTCGGCGACGCGCGCCGCACCCTGATCGAGGAAGCCCAGAAAGCCGTGGCCGAACAGAAGGTGGTCGACGAGCCCGTCACCGTGATCATTTCCGAAAAAGGCTGGGTGCGCGCGCGTACCGGCATCGGCCACGACGCGGCCCAGTTCACCTTCAAGGCCGGCGACGCCCTGCATGGCGCGTTCGAGTGCCGTACGGTCGATACCCTGCTCGGCTTCGGCAACAACGGCAAGATCTACTCGGTGCCGGTGTCGGCGCTGCCCAACGCGCGCGGCGACGGCGTGCCGATCACGACCTTGTGCGACATGAGCGGCGGCACGCCCGGCAATGCCGTGCGCATCCTGCATTACTTTGCGGGCAATGGCGCCACCAACCTGCTGCTGGCCACCAGCGCCGGCTACGGCTTCGTGGCCAAGGCGGGCGACATGGCCAGCCGCCTGAAAGGCGGCAAGTCCTTTATCACCCTGGACGATGGCGACGTGCCGCTCGAACCAAAAATCATTCCGGCGGCGGCCAGCGCCGTGGCCTGCCTGACCGAAGGCACGCGCTTGCTGGTGTTCGGCCTCGATGAAATGAAGACCCTGACCAAGGGCGGCACCGGCGTCAAGCTGATCGAACTGGAAGGCAAGGACAAGCTGCTGGCCGTGCAGCCGATCACCCAGCGCGGCGTGGTGGTGTCCGGCATCGGCCGTGGTGCCAAGCCGCAGGATGTGTCGCTGGGCGCCACCGGCCTGGCGGACCACTTCGGCAAGCGTTCGAGGAAGGGCAAGGCGCTGGCATCGAAGTTGAAGCCGGTCAAAATGACGGCGATCGGGTGA
- a CDS encoding helix-turn-helix transcriptional regulator, which translates to MAIAVSSTSPSSLTPAERQVAVMAAEGAAYKTIAKVLGKSPATVRNQLHAVYRKLDVANRTALACKLRGES; encoded by the coding sequence ATGGCCATCGCAGTTTCCAGCACTTCCCCATCCAGCCTGACGCCGGCCGAACGGCAGGTGGCCGTCATGGCGGCCGAAGGCGCAGCGTATAAAACCATCGCCAAAGTGCTGGGCAAGTCGCCCGCCACCGTGCGCAACCAGTTGCACGCCGTGTATCGGAAGCTCGACGTGGCGAACCGCACGGCGCTGGCCTGCAAGCTGCGCGGGGAAAGCTGA
- a CDS encoding DUF3141 domain-containing protein has protein sequence MKTPSAAIFSTGGVPSLGMLGDYARDSWQRIVLYADVMRKRGNQYQEHLVEDVPNVLDFPAEIVMTGVDLPRPVNYGLVRILAPDLPQPDPSKRPFVVVDPRAGHGPGIGGFKAESEVGVALRAGHPCYFIGFLPNPVPGQTVEDVMHAEVAFLEKVISLHPHSEGKPTVIGNCQAGWQILMTAAMRPDLFGPIIVAGAPVSYWAGWHGRNPMRYSGGMMGGSWATALAGDLGNGRFDGANLVQNFEKLNPANTHWSKQYNLYANIDTEAPRYLEFEKYWGGHVFLNAVEMQYIVDNLFIGNRLATAQLITSDGVRLDLRNIRSPIVVFCSNGDNITPPPQALGWITDLYRDDADLQAHDQTIVYSVHDSIGHLGIFVSGKVGHKEHQKFASNIDLINLLPAGLYEAQIVDKTADTPNAELASGDYVLSVEQRRIDDVRAIVQPSVENDRKFAAAARVSEVNLSLYRSFVQPWVRAVVTPQSARMLELMHPLRVSYERWNDHNPLARMVAKEADKVRAHRTPVAAGNPLLAMQEAFSSAITAGLNSWRDLRDAATEQTFDLVYGNPLVQALAGQGAGVIPRPHPGVTHEHNDDGASLDDEVYQGGLVEAGVRALFYVHRLRTAADERRFNLTLKLLQPLFEQGLRMDDFRIIVRRQAKLMQHDFEASMAALPVLLARAHPEAVREMAAGLEQVVLMLDAPTLKEKASLAQMLDVFGQVTQQATATKHAASGKTSATSATIA, from the coding sequence ATGAAGACACCATCCGCAGCCATTTTCTCGACCGGCGGCGTGCCATCGCTGGGCATGCTGGGAGACTACGCGCGCGACTCGTGGCAGCGCATCGTGCTGTACGCGGACGTGATGCGCAAGCGCGGCAACCAGTACCAGGAACACCTGGTCGAAGACGTGCCGAACGTGCTCGACTTCCCGGCCGAAATCGTGATGACGGGCGTGGACCTGCCGCGCCCCGTCAACTATGGCCTGGTGCGCATCCTGGCGCCCGACCTGCCGCAACCGGATCCCTCCAAACGCCCCTTCGTGGTGGTCGACCCGCGCGCCGGCCATGGCCCCGGCATCGGCGGCTTCAAGGCCGAAAGCGAAGTGGGCGTGGCCCTGCGCGCCGGCCATCCCTGCTACTTCATCGGCTTCCTGCCCAATCCGGTGCCGGGCCAGACGGTGGAAGACGTGATGCATGCGGAAGTGGCCTTCCTGGAAAAAGTGATTTCCCTGCACCCGCACAGCGAAGGCAAGCCGACCGTGATCGGCAATTGCCAGGCCGGCTGGCAGATCCTGATGACGGCCGCCATGCGCCCCGACCTGTTCGGCCCCATCATTGTCGCCGGCGCGCCCGTGTCGTACTGGGCCGGCTGGCATGGCCGCAATCCGATGCGCTATTCGGGCGGCATGATGGGCGGCAGCTGGGCCACGGCGCTGGCGGGCGACCTGGGCAACGGCCGTTTCGACGGCGCCAACCTGGTGCAGAATTTCGAGAAGCTCAATCCGGCCAACACCCACTGGAGCAAGCAGTACAACTTGTACGCCAACATCGACACGGAAGCGCCGCGCTACCTGGAGTTTGAAAAATACTGGGGCGGCCATGTGTTTTTGAACGCCGTCGAGATGCAGTACATCGTCGACAATCTGTTTATCGGCAACCGCCTGGCCACCGCGCAGCTGATCACGTCCGACGGCGTGCGCCTGGACCTGCGCAATATCCGCTCGCCCATCGTGGTGTTCTGCTCCAACGGCGACAACATCACGCCGCCACCACAGGCGCTGGGCTGGATCACCGACCTGTACCGCGACGACGCCGACCTGCAGGCGCACGACCAGACCATCGTCTACTCGGTGCATGACAGCATCGGGCACCTGGGCATTTTCGTCTCCGGCAAGGTGGGCCACAAGGAGCACCAGAAGTTCGCCAGCAATATCGACCTGATCAACCTGCTGCCGGCCGGCCTGTACGAAGCGCAGATCGTCGACAAGACGGCCGACACCCCCAACGCGGAACTGGCCAGCGGCGACTATGTGCTGTCGGTCGAGCAGCGCCGCATCGACGATGTGCGCGCCATCGTGCAACCAAGCGTGGAAAACGACCGCAAGTTCGCCGCCGCGGCGCGTGTTTCGGAAGTCAACCTGTCGCTGTACCGCAGCTTCGTGCAGCCGTGGGTACGCGCCGTGGTGACGCCGCAATCGGCGCGCATGCTGGAACTGATGCACCCGCTGCGCGTGTCCTACGAGCGCTGGAATGACCATAATCCGCTGGCCAGAATGGTCGCAAAAGAAGCCGACAAGGTGCGTGCCCACCGTACTCCGGTGGCTGCCGGCAATCCGCTGCTGGCGATGCAGGAAGCGTTCTCCAGCGCCATCACGGCGGGCCTGAACAGCTGGCGCGACCTGCGCGATGCGGCCACCGAGCAGACCTTTGACCTGGTGTATGGCAATCCGCTGGTGCAGGCGCTGGCAGGCCAGGGCGCCGGCGTCATCCCCCGTCCGCATCCCGGCGTCACGCATGAACACAACGACGATGGCGCCAGCCTGGACGACGAGGTGTACCAGGGCGGCCTGGTGGAGGCAGGCGTGCGTGCGCTGTTCTACGTCCACCGCCTGCGCACCGCCGCCGACGAGCGCCGCTTCAACCTGACCCTCAAATTGCTGCAGCCCCTGTTCGAGCAGGGCCTGCGCATGGATGACTTCCGCATCATCGTGCGCCGCCAGGCGAAATTGATGCAGCATGATTTCGAGGCCAGCATGGCCGCCCTGCCGGTGCTGCTGGCGCGCGCCCATCCCGAGGCGGTGCGCGAGATGGCGGCCGGCCTGGAGCAGGTGGTGCTGATGCTGGACGCGCCCACGCTGAAAGAAAAAGCCAGCCTGGCGCAGATGCTGGACGTCTTCGGCCAGGTCACGCAACAAGCCACCGCAACGAAACACGCGGCGTCCGGAAAGACGTCCGCCACATCCGCGACCATCGCGTAA
- a CDS encoding acetate/propionate family kinase, with the protein MSAAIHSTDGALILVLNCGSSSIKFALFAAGQGGVAQQSEWSGKVEGIGREKTLYRAGGLQAETLVFAPEQAHHEALAHIREKVVEQLAGRRLHAVAHRVVHGGSKYFAPVRIDAAVLADLKTYVPLAPLHQPFALEAIEVLLASRPDIAQVACFDTAFHHTVPQVEQMLALPYDAWERGLRRYGFHGLSYEYQSLVLEQRYGSVARGKVIVAHLGSGASLCAMENLASVGTTMGFSALDGLMMGTRCGALDPGAVIYLMEIEKLSLEKVAHVLYHESGLLGISGVSADPPVLLAQEGRQDETGERIRAALALYVRRIVREIGALTAVLGGLDMLVFTAGIGEHSAVLRQRICDELKFVGPVLDGEANARNASVISTAHSRIVVGVEPANEEWVAARHAARAVLS; encoded by the coding sequence ATGAGCGCAGCTATTCACTCAACTGACGGCGCGCTGATCCTGGTGCTCAATTGCGGCTCGTCGAGCATCAAGTTCGCGCTGTTCGCGGCCGGCCAGGGTGGCGTGGCGCAGCAGTCGGAATGGAGCGGCAAGGTCGAAGGCATCGGCCGTGAAAAAACGCTGTACCGCGCCGGCGGCCTGCAGGCCGAGACGCTGGTGTTTGCACCGGAACAGGCGCACCACGAGGCGCTGGCGCATATCCGCGAAAAGGTGGTCGAACAACTGGCGGGGCGGCGCCTGCATGCGGTGGCGCACCGCGTGGTGCATGGCGGCAGCAAGTATTTTGCGCCGGTGCGTATCGACGCGGCCGTGCTGGCCGACCTGAAAACCTATGTGCCGCTGGCGCCGCTGCACCAGCCGTTTGCGCTGGAGGCGATCGAAGTGCTGCTCGCATCGCGGCCCGATATTGCCCAGGTGGCGTGCTTCGACACGGCCTTCCACCACACGGTGCCGCAGGTCGAACAGATGCTGGCGCTGCCCTACGATGCCTGGGAGCGCGGACTGCGCCGCTATGGTTTCCACGGCCTGTCGTACGAGTACCAGTCGCTGGTGCTGGAGCAGCGCTACGGCAGCGTTGCGCGCGGCAAGGTGATCGTCGCGCATCTGGGCAGCGGCGCCAGCCTGTGCGCGATGGAGAACCTGGCCAGTGTCGGCACCACCATGGGCTTTTCGGCGCTCGACGGCCTGATGATGGGCACGCGCTGCGGCGCGCTCGATCCGGGCGCCGTGATCTACCTGATGGAGATCGAAAAGCTGTCGCTGGAAAAAGTGGCCCATGTGCTGTACCACGAGTCGGGCCTGCTGGGCATCTCGGGCGTGTCGGCCGACCCGCCGGTGCTGCTGGCGCAGGAAGGCCGGCAAGATGAAACGGGCGAACGCATCCGCGCGGCGCTGGCGCTGTACGTGCGCCGCATCGTGCGCGAAATCGGCGCGCTGACGGCGGTGCTGGGCGGGCTGGACATGCTGGTATTCACGGCCGGTATCGGCGAGCACAGCGCCGTGCTGCGCCAGCGCATCTGCGACGAGCTGAAATTTGTCGGCCCGGTGCTCGATGGCGAAGCGAATGCGCGCAACGCCAGCGTGATCTCGACGGCGCACAGCCGCATCGTGGTAGGCGTCGAGCCGGCGAACGAGGAATGGGTGGCGGCCCGCCATGCGGCAAGGGCGGTATTGTCCTGA
- a CDS encoding bifunctional enoyl-CoA hydratase/phosphate acetyltransferase, with protein sequence MNPHDELNIVRNRTFEQIAIGDSASIQRTLSADDISLFAVMSGDDNPQHLDAEFGASSRYQGVIAHGMWGAAMISAVLGTRLPGAGTVYTGQTLRFLLPVRVGDTLDIGVTVTAREASTRKVTLACRCVNQHGDIVLDGVAEVIAPAEQIARTRATLPEVRLHNGEGTRRLVEQARSKGPIKVAVIHPCDELSLAGALDAHAAGLITPILVAPRARLEAVAAAAGLSLAGIAIDDVEHSHAAAARGAELAGKGEVEALMKGSLHTDELMSAVLASSAGLRTKRRVSHCFLMQTPAYPRPFIITDAAVNIVPTLEIKADIVRNAIDLAHVIGVACPRVAILAAVETVNPTMPATVDAAALCKMADRGQITGAILDGPLAFDNAVSIAAATVKGIVSEVAGRADILLVPDLESGNMLAKQLEYMGDADTAGIVLGAKIPIILTSRADSRASRIASCALAVMLASHYRSTPP encoded by the coding sequence ATGAATCCTCATGATGAATTGAATATCGTGCGCAACCGCACGTTCGAACAGATCGCCATCGGCGACAGCGCCAGCATCCAGCGCACCCTGAGCGCCGACGATATTTCGCTGTTTGCCGTGATGTCGGGCGACGACAATCCGCAGCACCTGGACGCCGAATTTGGCGCCTCGTCGCGCTACCAGGGCGTGATCGCGCATGGCATGTGGGGCGCGGCCATGATTTCGGCCGTGCTGGGCACGCGCCTGCCCGGCGCCGGCACCGTCTACACGGGCCAGACCTTGCGCTTTTTGCTGCCGGTGCGCGTCGGCGACACGCTCGATATCGGCGTGACCGTCACCGCGCGTGAAGCATCCACGCGCAAGGTGACCCTGGCCTGCCGCTGCGTCAACCAGCATGGCGACATCGTGCTCGACGGCGTGGCCGAAGTGATCGCGCCAGCCGAGCAGATCGCCCGCACGCGCGCCACCCTGCCCGAAGTGCGGCTGCACAATGGCGAGGGCACGCGCCGCCTGGTGGAGCAGGCGCGCAGCAAGGGCCCGATCAAAGTGGCGGTGATCCACCCCTGCGATGAACTGAGCCTGGCCGGCGCGCTCGATGCGCATGCGGCCGGTCTGATCACGCCGATTCTGGTGGCGCCGCGCGCGCGCCTGGAAGCGGTGGCGGCGGCCGCTGGCCTGAGCCTGGCCGGCATCGCCATCGACGACGTGGAACACAGCCATGCGGCCGCCGCGCGCGGCGCCGAACTGGCCGGCAAGGGCGAGGTCGAAGCGCTGATGAAGGGCAGCCTGCACACGGACGAACTGATGTCGGCCGTGCTGGCGTCCAGCGCCGGCCTGCGCACCAAGCGCCGCGTCAGCCACTGCTTCCTGATGCAGACGCCCGCCTATCCGCGCCCCTTCATCATCACCGACGCCGCCGTCAATATCGTGCCGACCCTGGAGATCAAGGCCGACATCGTGCGCAACGCGATCGACCTGGCGCACGTGATTGGCGTGGCCTGCCCGCGCGTGGCGATCCTGGCGGCAGTGGAAACCGTCAACCCCACCATGCCGGCCACGGTGGATGCGGCGGCACTGTGCAAGATGGCCGACCGTGGCCAGATCACCGGCGCCATCCTCGACGGCCCGCTGGCGTTCGACAACGCCGTCTCGATCGCGGCGGCCACCGTCAAGGGCATCGTTTCGGAAGTGGCGGGCCGCGCCGACATTTTATTGGTGCCGGACCTGGAAAGCGGCAATATGCTGGCCAAGCAGCTTGAATACATGGGCGACGCCGACACGGCCGGCATCGTGCTGGGCGCCAAGATCCCCATCATCCTCACCAGCCGCGCCGATTCGCGCGCCAGCCGCATCGCGTCGTGCGCGCTGGCCGTGATGCTGGCCAGCCACTACCGGAGCACGCCACCATGA